A region from the Eptesicus fuscus isolate TK198812 chromosome 1, DD_ASM_mEF_20220401, whole genome shotgun sequence genome encodes:
- the SPRY3 gene encoding protein sprouty homolog 3 has protein sequence MDAAVTDDFQQILPIEQLRSTHASNDYVDRPPAPCKQALSSPSLIVQTHKSDWSLATMPTALPRSLSQCHQLQPLPQHLSQSSIASSMSHSTTASDQRLLASITPSPSGQSIIRTQPGTGAHPKVDGALKGEDEQSAMHPSEHLFICEECGRCKCVLCTASRPLPSCWLCNQRCLCSAESLLDYGTCLCCVKGLFYHCSTDDEDNCADEPCSCGPSSCFVRWAAMSLISLFLPCLCCYLPTRGCLHLCQQGYDSLRRPGCRCKRHTNTVCRKISSGSAPFPKAQEKSV, from the coding sequence ATGGATGCTGCAGTGACAGATGACTTCCAACAAATCCTGCCTATTGAACAGCTGCGCTCTACTCATGCTAGCAATGATTATGTGGACCGGCCTCCTGCCCCCTGTAAACAGGCCCTCTCCAGCCCTTCCCTTATTGTGCAAACCCACAAATCTGATTGGTCCTTGGCTACCATGCCTACTGCTCTCCCCCGCAGTCTCAGCCAGTGCCATCAATTGCAGCCCTTGCCTCAGCATCTGAGCCAATCTAGCATTGCCAGCTCAATGTCCCATAGCACCACTGCCTCTGATCAAAGGCTCCTGGCCAGCATTACACCCTCACCTTCAGGCCAGTCCATCATCCGAACCCAGCCTGGAACAGGGGCCCACCCGAAGGTTGATGGTGCTCTGAAGGGAGAAGATGAGCAATCTGCAATGCACCCCAGTGAGCACCTCTTCATCTGTGAGGAGTGTGGGCGCTGCAAATGTGTCCTCTGCACAGCATctcgccctctcccctcctgctggcTGTGCAACCAGCGTTGCCTTTGCTCTGCCGAGAGCCTCCTCGATTATGGCACTTGTCTCTGCTGTGTTAAGGGCCTCTTCTACCACTGCTCCACTGATGATGAAGACAACTGCGCTGATGAGCCCTGCTCCTGTGGGCCTAGCTCTTGCTTTGTCCGCTGGGCAGCCATGAGCCTCATCTCCCTCTTCTTACCCTGCCTGTGCTGCTACCTGCCTACCCGTGGATGCCTCCATCTCTGCCAGCAGGGCTATGATAGCCTCCGGCGACCAGGCTGCCGCTGTAAGAGGCACACCAACACTGTGTGCAGAAAAATCTCTTCTGGTAGTGCGCCCTTCCCCAAGGCCCAGGAGAAGTCTGTATGA